A window of Terriglobia bacterium genomic DNA:
CATCCGGGCAGGGGCGGCCGCGCTGGGGGTCGGAGGGGAACTGGTCCAGGCGGAGGCCCTGAGGACGGGCCGGCCGGGAATCATTACGGCGAATGCGCGGAGATTTGTAGCGGCGGTCAAGGAAGCCCGCGCTCAAATGGGCCTGCCCCAAGAGGCCGCACTCGCCATCTCCAGGTGAACCGCGCTTCAGGAAGTTCCAGCGAGTGGCTGTAGCAGGTTGATTTCCACGCGGTGGGGGATCATCCGCGGCGAGGGGTGGGCTTGCCCCGCTGCTCTGGCCTTTACCTTATTTTTCGACCACAGCTTCCTTTGCAAGCTCAGAAATCCGCAGCTTCTCGGCGCGGGCCAGGAAATAAACAGCCACCAGAATAAAGAACACCGACGCCCAGTCCTGCATCGTGGGGAATTTGGCGCCGAAGATGAAGAACATGAGCAGGGTCGCGGCCGTGCCGGCCAACAGCGAGGTGAGCCGGTTCACGAGTCCTGCAAAGGTGGCGGTACGTCCCTTGAACATGAAAATGAAGACCGAGAAGAATGCCAGAACGCCATAGGGGAGCCCGGAGAGAATGGCGCCGGTGCTCGGGTGGGCCACCGCCCCCCGAAACTCCGCGATCGGCTTCGACGTCCAGTTGAGGGCGGGAGCTCCAAAATAAAAAAATACGACAATGGCGGCCATGGTAAGACTTGCGGCAATCTGTTCGATCGCAAAGAACCCCTGGTTATCGAGCGGGACGCCTTTGGCGCGAGTGTTCTTGAAGTAGTTCATGATATAGATGCGGATCATGTAGGCGGTAATATAGAAACCCATGATCGTCATCGCCTGCGGGGAATGAAGGAAGTCGAAGCTGCCTCTCCCCGCGCCGGGCTTGAGTCCGATCCACTGCGAAGCGTGCATGCCATGGCCTTCCAGAAAGGTCACCAGGGGAAGCAGCAGCACATTCGTGGCGACCGCGAGCAGCGCAAACACTACGGCCCAATTCTCCTCGGCATAGACCCGCTTCTTGAGGATCCCTTGCTGGATCTGGACGGCATCGACCAGTCGGCTGATCACGATGATGCTGCCCCGCATGATCACCATCGCCACCATGACCGAAATCGGCAGGGTGTACATCAACGTCGTTGTCGGTATCACAATGGCGGTGCAGATGCCCGAGGGGATGATGTACCCGACCTCGGAGGGAACCGTGAACGGACCCCACTTCACCCGCCGGTTTGACTTGAGCTTAATCCAACCCAGGGCAAAGACCACCGCCAGGGCAATCCCACTCCCACCGAGGGTGTTGTTGAAGAGGTAGGCGACCTCCGGCATGTGGAGCGGGTAACCCCCCGTGAAGACTTTCGCAAAAATGCCGTTGAGGACGTACAGTCCAAAGTAAGCCACGCAAAGCTGAAGCAATCGCCCGGTGCTCCCCGGGGCAGTCTTCCACATCGCGTTTTCCTCCGCGGAGATTCTATCATGCCTTTTCGACGGGACTGCCGGAATGCTCGGGTCTCACGACAGACCGCTGTGCGGCAAGCGGGTGGGGGAAAGGAAAGCACAGGAACTCCTTGGACCTCTGCAGGAAGATAACGATCCAGGACGATAACGATCTGAGAATAGAAAAACGAGGCGTTCATGGATTCAGTTGGTACAATGGAGGGTGGCGGGACAAATCCGGCGAGAAGCTTATAGAAGTTTGGAAGGATCGCATATGAATAATCATTTCCCGATTCTTATCATCACGGGCCGGCCGGCCGCCGGCAAATCGGAAGTCATAGACTTTTTGAAAAAGTGCGACCCGATTGTGCGGCTCGAGAAGTACCACATCGCCAACTTCGAGGAACTCGACGACTTCGCCTATGTGTGGGAAACGTTCGAGCTCGACGATTTGATGGCTCAAATGGGCCAGGAGCGCGTGTGGAGTGACGAGAAGTATTGGTTCAAAGATCCGTACATCTGGGACCTCTATATGAAGCGTCTGGCGCTGGATTACAGGAAAAAGGTCACGAAAGACCCTGCCTATCACGACAGGATAACAACCCTTGTGGAGTTTGCACGAGGTGGCGAGAATGCCATTCACCATGCGCTCTCCTTCCTTTCCGATGATATGCTCAGCAAGGCGTCGCTGATTTATATTCGGGTAACTTATGAAGAGTCGGTGCGCAAGAACCGCCGGCGTGCACGCAAAGGCGAGGAGGATTCGATCCTTTACCACTCGCTGCCCGATGAAAAGATGGAGGCGTACTATAAAACCAATGATTGGGAAAAGCTCGAAGCAAGGGACCCGGGCTATATTGAGGTGAATGGACACCGGCTTCCTTACGCGGTCTTCGAGAACATGCCGGAAAAAACCCTGGATCCGAAACTGATCGGCGCTGAACTCGAACGTGCGACGGCAAGATTATGGGAGATTTACAGCAAATGATCTATGGGTGAAGATTCGGAAGATCAGCAGCTCTTCAAGAGAATTTGCGCCGAGAAGGACAGAAGAAGCGATCATTAGGAGGCCAGGAAGACAGGAAGTTAGAAACCTTTAATCTGGAATGGAGTTGATTGTCCGGGAAGCTTTTCGTTGACGATCGATCTCCTGGGTTCATGGATTCCTAATAAATGTTGATCCTTGTTCCGGTTCGGCGAGGCGAGGGAAAGCCACATTGCTCTCAAAGCTCTCGACAGTCCTGTAAGGCAGGGGCCGGTCCCTTCCCGGAGAAAGCTCCGCGCCTTTGCGGTGCGCGCTTCAGTGGGTTGACCTGGCCTTGGGAACGGCATTCCACAGGCGAAGCATCAGGATTGCGCCGATGATCGAGAAGCCGATCATACTCGGTCCCCACGCCCCCCAGCCCAGGCGTTCCAGCATCCAGCCCATGCCGATGCCGACCGCAGAACCCCCAATGTACTGCATTCCGTCAAACATCCCGGTGGCGCTCGCGGCCGCTTTCTTTCCGCCGAAATCCATGGAGGCGGTGCCCGAAAGCATCGAGTGGACCATGCTGATGGCGAACGAGTTCACGATGAAGGCGGCAACGATGAGCGAGAGGCTGGGCGCCCACCAGATGATCGCGAGACTGGCAACCTGAAGAGTGTAACCAATGAAGGCCACCGGTGGACGGCGCGACTTGAACACCCAGTCCGATATGGTGCCGGCCGCGAACGCGCCGAGAATTCCCGTCGACACCACCGCGAGCGCTCCGGATTCGAAAACGCGCGAGTTGAGCGCGAGGTGTTGGGCCTCCTGCATGTATCGCGGGAACCATTGCTCAAATCCGTGCCGCACGAAACCGGTACAGAATTCTGCTATGGCAATGGTCACAGTAACGGGATTGGTGAAGACCTTTCGGGTGAGGTACTTCAAATCAGCCTTTTCGGTATCGCCACTCGAGGCGTCGGCTGTATCGAAGTCTTCGAAGCCGGTATCTTCCGGGGAATCCCGCACGAGCCAGAACGTCAGAATTGCCATCACGATCATGGTTCCAGCGGGAATAAAGAACACCCATTGCCAGGGAAGGAAGGTTACCGCAATGGGTCCAATGAAATAAATGAGCGCCCGTCCACCCTGAATCATCGATCCAAAGATCGCGGAGAAGACCCCTCGCTCGCGCACATGAAACCATGCCGAATTGACCTTGATGAGCGACAGCGCACTGTAGGACTGAAAGTAGCCGTTCAGGGCCCAGACGCTCGAGAAGTAAGCGAGCAACAAGGTGCCGGTGCCCAGGAACCCGAGGTAAGCACCCAAACCGAAGGCAAGATTAGAGACGATGGCGCCGCACACGCCGATGAGCATCGCCTTGCGTCCTCCGATACGGTCGGCAATCGGCCCGTTTAACAGCGCCGAGAGACCATAGACCGTCAGCATGGTGGAAATGATAGTGCCGATCTGGGTCTTGTCCCAGCCGAACGTGTCGGAGAGCGACTTGTTGGCGAACGAGAGGTTGTACCGCGCCATATACATCGTGGCGTACGTGGTGCCGAGCGTCAGCCAGTTCAGGGCGCGTCGTCGTCGGAATGCTACACTGTGAACGGGACGATCCAAAATGGTAGTCATGGGGGTCTGCTCGAGTGATCCGGAGTGAATTACCGGTGGCTATTGTGTTCTTCCCGTGGCTTAAGAAAGGCAGGTTTGACCCGTATCCCGAAGGTGAATCCTCATAGAAAATCCCACCCGCGGCCGGTGGTTTAGAAATCTTCAGAGCAGTGGTCCGAGGGGGCAAACATTACAGGCCCCCCTCTTTTCCTCGAGCTGCAATTTCCAGCCCGAGCCCGATGCCTCGATGCCGCCGCTCCGGGTTACCTCTTCGGGGTGATCGCTGAGCCCTGTCGCCCTTCAGATCCCCGATCTCAAATTTGAGATTTCAGATTTTGCCAGCCGACTGCAGAGAAGTCTTCCACTCCCACGGTGATCGCCCCGCATCGTTGCCTTGCCGCCCTCGGCGAGCTTTCGCGGGGAACAACCGCGGCGACCTCCGGATGCAGGATTTGCGTTGCCGCTCGCACGAATGGGAGAAGAGTCGATCGATTCTTCCTGCGACTCCCCAGAGAATATCCCAGGGGTTCTCAACTTCGGAATTCAGGATTGAGGTGTCGCGTTACCCTGTGACCGACTTCCAATGACGAATCGGCGCCCATCATAGGCCGGAGTCACCGTCCCCTTCTTGCGGATTTGTTCGACAAGAACGTCCCGCCGCGCCTTGCCGGTGTTGTTAACCTCGATGCCTTTCAAGGCGTAACCGGCAAAGTAGGAATTGGTTGCCCCCGTGTAAACGCGATCGTCTTCCACAGTTTTTCCCCCGACCGTCACCTCTCGAAGCTCGCCGTTTTCCAGCCGGTAACGAACCCCCGAGACCGCCGGCCGTGACCTCGAGAGAACTTCCTTGAGCTGCCGCCCGGTAATCTTGAAGGTCATGACCTTGTTGTCGAACGGATCCATATCGATGATGTCTGCCAGCGTGATATTTCCCTTCACCAGGGGTGCCCTCACACCGCCCAGGTTTTCGAATTCGACATCGGTCCCCATGGCCTCGCGGATGGAATCGGCCACCAGATTGTAAGGCGCCAGGTCGTCACCGCGCTCACTGATGTCATCCGTCGCCTTGCCAATGATTTCCCCATAACGGGTTGCGATCGGCTTCCAGTAGCGATCGACAACCGCAGCCTCCGACGGATCTTCCGGGATATCGGGCGTAATGGGGATGAGGCGTGCCCGGTACCGATCCACATGCCACACCCCTTGCTCGTCTTTGGTAAACAGCAGATCCAGGCGGCCGAGTTCGCCGCCCCATTGGTGTGCCTGCGCGATCACTGTCCCGTTCACTTCCTTTGCCTTGAGTTCATCGGAATGCCACACCAACTCGCCGGCAGGAAGGCGCGAGTGCGAATGGCCGCCGACAATGACATCGATTCCCGGGACTGCGGCGGCGATCTTTTCATCCGTGTCTTCCCCGGCGTGCGAGAGGGCAATGACAATGTCCGCCCCGGGACGGAGTGCCTTTACCATGTTCCGGGCTGTTTCGACTTCTCCTGCGACAGTGACCCCATCCTTGCTGGCGGGATAGGTGGCCGCCTCGTGCGTCAAGAGACCAAAAATCCCGATCTTGAGGCCTCCCACCTCCCGGATCACCGAGGTCTGAGTCAGAGGCTTGCCCGTGGAGTTTTCAATCGCATTGGCACAGAGCACGGGGTAGTGGAACTCCGAAATGAGTTTCTTGAGCAACACGAGCGGGTTGTTAAATTCATGGTTGCCGAGAGTAGAAAAGTTGTATCCCAAGGCGTTCATCGCCGCGATATCCGCCTCGCCGTGGTATTCAGTCGAAAAGGGGGTGCCGTCGGAAAAATCTCCGGCATCCATGAGCCAGACGGCCGTGCCGCGGGCCTCAAGTTCCGCGCGCAGGCGCTTCACCAGGGTGGCCCGGCGGGCAATCCCGCCGATGTCTCTTCGAACCTTGAGCCCGGCGAGTTCAGACCCGGCAGGGACGATGGAAGGATAACTGAAAGGTAACAAATGTCCGTGCGTGTCGTTGGTATGGAGTATCGTGAGTGAGACTTGTTGCGCTAAAACAAGCGATGACAGGAGCAGAAAGGAAAGCAGGTAATACACAACAAGCCGAGCAGCCTTCATGACGCGCCCTCCCTGGTGACGGTAAGTATAAGGCTCGTTCCCCCTCTAGGCGAACCGAAGGAGCGAATCTGAATCCCTTATATTATCACGAGAGGATTCTCGAACCGCAATGTTGCCATGATTAAGATTTGATTAAGATTTTATGTTGAGAAGAAGGGGACAGGCCAAGGCGAGTCGTTGCCCGGGTCCTTGCAACCGTCGAGACGACGGGGAAACGCAAGGACCAATCGGGTCCTCATTCCACACGCACATTCGCCTTCAATGAAGAGGGTCATGCCTATGGGCTTCCAGAGCAATACATTTCGGCACGACCGCATTCCCTTGACAACTAACAACTGAGAACCGACAACTGAGAACTGACAACTCCCCTCACTTCACAACGTCCAGCAGGTTCCCATTGTCGTCAAAGAAGCTGATCAGGACCTTCGCGGTGAGTGGATTCGTGTTGGCCACGATGATTTGAGTTCGGTACCCACCGCCGTCGGCGATCTGCGGGAACACCATTGGAATCGAAGCCGGCTGATTGAAATCCGCGATCGGGAAGAGGGTCAGCAACGATTCCCCGCGCGTATTCGCAAGCGACCGCAACGTGAGTGCCGCAAAGGGGGCGGGAGCACTGAGATTCAGCACCCCGGTAAAGCCCGCCGGAAGGCCCGAAACCAGTTGATCTACAAACGCCGCCAGGTGCCCGCTGGGAGGCAAAGTGACCGAGGCGATGGTCCCGGCCGGGGTCAGGCCGTCCGCCTGGAACGCTTGAAGCTGGACGGACAGAGGTTGGTTGTTGGGATTCATCAGAGCCAGGCCCGTATCATGACCGCCCGAGAGGTCGACATAGATCAGCGCGTGCGAGGTGGGAGTGGCACTAGGAACGCCCGACTGAGTGACTACCGTCGCTCCCGGCTCGAAGCTGAATATGCCGGCACCGGCCGGGGTGGGCTTGAACCCATCGGGAAGGATTCGGATTGACCCGGCATGCACCGTGGCGGGGGAGCCGTCCGTCTCGAACACGAACACGCCGTTGGCCGCGATGCTGTAAGCAAAGCTGGTCCCAGCGACTCCTCCCACGGGACGCACCGAAAGAGGTGACCCGTGGTCGTCCAGAACTTGCAGTGTGCCGGTCTCCACCCCCGTGGTGGAATTGAGCAGCAACACAGTGGTCCGATAACCTCCCCCATCTGCCATCTGTGGGAAGATCAGAGTACTGGATGCGGCACTCTGCGTCAGGTCCACGGAAGGGGTCGTCGTTAACAACGTCTCCCCACGCTGGTTGACCACCAGTCGCAGCCCCACCACCGAGATGGGTTGATCACTGGATACTTCCAGGGTTCCAAACTGGATTGCCGAGCCAAAGTTGCCTGGCAGCGCAAATCCGGGCGCCACATCAGCTAACTGATCCAGGAATCGCGCCCGATGTCCTCCTGCCAGGAGCGATCCATGCCCGACAGTCAATGTGGTTCCATCGGGTCCTCGCAGGGTGACGGTGAGGTTGGCCGCCGCCGACCCCAAGTTGACCACGGCAATCCCGGTGGAGACATTGATGGTGCCGGCGCTAAGGTCGTCTGACTTTGCGGGGACGTTTGTCCGGAAGTCCACGAAAATGCGTGCCGCTGTAGTCACCGGTTCCGACGGGACTCCCGCTTCACTGACCACCACGCCGTTCTGTGTCAGGCTTAACACTGCCGTGCTGAAAAGGCCATCGTTGACGTCCGCTTCCCGGGCGCTTTTCGAGAGGACGGGGGTCGCCGTCGCGTACCCTGCTTGTGCATTGTTGCCCTGGCCGCCCGTGAGGAGACTCCCTGCGCCTCCTCCCGGCGCCGTCAACAATGCCTCTCCCACTGCCGTCTGCGTGACCGTGAAAGTGAATCCAGCGATGCTCATGGTTCCGCTGCGGAGGTTGTTGCCCGTGTTGGGCGCCACTGTGAAATGGACCTCGCCGTTTCCGCTCCCTCCGCCCGTGCCTTCGATCGTGAGAAAGCTGTCATTGCTGGTTGCCGTCCAATTGCAGCTGCCAGCAAAAGTGACCTTTACAACACCGGTTCCTCCCGCCGGCCCAAACGATCGATCGGCCGGCGAAATGGCTGCAGGATTCGACGTCTGGATCGTGGCGGTACTCGTATTATTGGAGGGATTCGGATCGGTTCCCGGAAAACTGACTGCCGCCGTGTTAGCGATGGATATCTTGTCGGCGATGCCACAGTCGAGTGCCAGGGTGAGGGTCAGGGCGGCTGTTTCCCCGACGGCCATGCTGGTGGACTTGCTGCACGTCACGACGCTTCCTGCTCCCAGGACACAACTCCAATTCGCTGGACCCGCCCCAGATACAAAGGACAGGTTGGCCGGCAGCGTGTCCGTCACTTGAACACCCGTCGCAGTCAGGGGACCGGCATTGTTAACGGTCAACGTATACACCAGGTTCGATCCCGCCTGAGGGGTGGCTGTCAAAGTCGTCTTGGAGACCGACAGGTCAGCATTCTCGGCAACCGTCAGGGTGGCTGTGTTGCTGGTGGCCCCTGGTCCACTCTGGGTTGAACTGACCGCTCCCGTCGTATTGTTCAAAACGCCCGACGATGTTCCTGTCACGTTGACAGTGAGAACGCAGGTACTGGGGACCACAGCGGTCGAGCGGCCGCTCTTCGCGGCTCCCGGGGCAAGGTTGCCGCCAGTGAGACTGACGCTGCCTGCGCCTGCGTTGGCTGTGAATGTTCCTCCACAGTTACTCACGGCTCCGGGGGTCGCGGCCACCTGGAGCCCCGCGGGGAAGGTGTCTGTAAATGCGATTCCGGACAACACGATCGTGTTGGTGCTGGGATTGTTAATTGTAAACGTCAGGGTGGTGGTGCCGTTCAAGGTGATGTTGGAAGCGCCAAATGCCTTGGTGATCGTGGGAGGGGCGACCACGGCGAGGCTCGCCGAGGCCGTGCCGCCGGTTCCGCCCTCCGTGGACGTCACTGCGCCGGTGGTGTTGTTCTTTGTCCCTGCGGTGGTCCCCGTCACATCCACTGAGAATGTGCATGACGTGCTGGCTGCCAGGGTCGCGCCCGACAGGGCGATGCTGCCGGATGCCGCGGTCGCTGTAATCGTGCCGCCGCCGCAAGTGCCGGTCAGTCCATTGGGTGTCGAGATCACGAGGCCTGCGGGCAGGGTGTCGGTGAAGCCAACCCCTGTCAGCGTGGTTGTGGTGTCATTATTTTGAATCGTAAAGGTCAGCGAAGTTGCGCCATTCAATGGGATCGAAGCGGCCCCGAATGCCTTGATGATCACCGGCGGCGCGACCACCGTCAACGATGCATTTGAGGTATTGCCCGTCCCGCCCTCGGTCGAGGCCACAGTGACGCTGTTGTTTTTCACACCGGCTGTCGTCCCCGTTACGTTCACGGAGAAGGTGCAGGAGGCACTGGCTGCCAGGGTCGCGCCCGCCAGACTTACAGAAGAGGACGCGGCAACGGCGGTAATTGTGCCGCCTCCACAGGAGCCCGTCAGCCCGTTAGGCGTGGACACCACCAGCCCCGCAGGCAGGTTGTCGGTAAAGGTCACACCGGTGAGTGCAATGGTGTTGGCTCCGGGGTTTGTGACAGTGAAACTGAGGGAGGTCGAGCCATTCAATGGAACAGTGGCGGCCCCGAATGACTTCGTGATGGTTGCCGGCGTGGCCACTGAAAGATTGGCCGATGCGGTGTTGCCGGTGCCGCCATTGGTCGACGACACCGCTCCCGTGGTGTTCGTGAAGGCTCCGGATGCGGTCCCGGTGACATTTACGGCCACCGTGCAGTTGCTGCTGGTTGCGAGAGTGCCTCCGGTCAGTGAGATGGCGCCCGAACCCGCCACCGCCGTGGCCGTTCCCCCGCAGGTGTTGGTCAAACCATTAGGTGTCGCTACGACGATGCCCGCGGGCAGCGTGTCGGTGAAGGCCACTCCGGTCAGCGCCACCGTGTTCGCGGCCGGGTTGGTGATCGTAAGTGTCAGACTTGTCGTCCCATTCAGCGGGATGTTCGCCGCGCCGAACGCTTTTGCGATGGACGGCGGCGCTACGACCAGAATGCTTGCCGAGGCCGTGCCGCCGGTTCCGCCCTCCGTGGACGTCACCGCGCCGGTGGTGTTGTTCTGCGTTCCGGCGGCTGTGCCCGTGACGTTTACGGAGAAGGTACATGAACTGCTCTGTGCCAATGTCGCGCCCGAAAGATCGATGCTGTTGGTTCCCTGGGCGGCTGTAATGGTGCCGCCGCCGCAGGTGCCGGTCAGTCCGTTGGGTGTCGAGACCACGAGTCCCGCCGGCAAGGTGTCGGTAAAGCCAATCCCTGTCAGCGTGATCGTGGTGTTATTGTTTTGAATCGTGAAAGTCAGCGAGGTGGAACCGTTCAATGGGATCGAAGCGGCTCCGAACGCCTTGATGATCACTGGCGGCGCCGTCACCGTCAACGACGCATTTGAGGTATTTCCCGTTCCGCCGTTCGTGGAACTCACCGTCACGCTGTTATTCTTCACGCCAGCCGTTGTGCCCGTCACGTTGACAGAAAACGCGCACGAGGTCGATGGAGGCAAACTCGCGCCCGACAGGCTCACGCTTGAGGAGCCGGCGGCCGCTGTAATGGCGCCCCCTCCACAAGAACCAGTCAATCCGTTGGGAGTCGCTACCACAAGCCCTGCAGGCAGGTTGTCAGTGAATGCGGTCCCGTTGAGCGTCGAATTGATGTTGGTGTTGTTGATTGTGAAGGTGAGGGACGTCGATCCGTTCAGCGGGATTGTAACAGCGCCAAACCCTTTTGCGATGGAAGGCGGGTTGATGACCGTGATGCTTGCGGAAGCGGTATTGCCCGTTCCCGCGTCCACGGAGCTGACGTTGTTTGTCGAATTGCTCGATATGGCGTCGAAGGTGCCTGTAACGTTGACCGAGAAGGTGCAAGCCGAGGCTGCGGGGATTGTGGCCCCTGACAGAGTGACCGACCCCGATCCGGCCGTCGCCGTAATCGTTCCGCCGCCACAGGATCCGGTCAAGCCGTTGGGAGTGGCAATCACCAGGTTAATGGGGAACGTGTCACTGAACCCGACGGCGTTGATCGCGGCCACGTTAGGATTGGTGATTGTAAAACTCAGGCTGGTGGCGCCGTTGATCGGTATCGTTGCGGCCCCGAAGGTTTTGCTGATCGTGGGCGGCACGAGGACGACGATGTTGGCGTTGACGGTCTGGTTGTCCACTGTGCTTGAGCCTGCGCCTAATCCACCGATCGGGCCTGCCGTGAAGGTGGATGTGGCCGTGCTCGAGGTCAGGGTCGCGTTGGTAGGATTGACCGTACCCAGAGTCCCGGCGAATGTCACCGGGGCGCCGTCCGGTATGCTGAAGCCCGTTTGACTGTTGCTGTTGGTGTTAATGGCGGTCGTCAAGTCAGAGGTCTGGTTGACCCGGATCGTGGTGGGCGACGCATTCAGGGTCAACACCAGCCATGGATCGAAGGTCACTCCTGAGGCGGCGATCATACTTGCAGGTGAACTATTGGTTCCCCACCAGTTGTTGATGCCCGTGATTGTGCCGCCGTTGGCCGCGTTCACATCCACGGCAATGGGGCCCGTGGTAGAGGTGTTATTGGCAATTCGGCTGTTGGTGACAGTGGTGGTTCCTGTATTGCTATACAGGCCCCCACCGCCAGAGGCTGCGCCGTTTCCTGTGATCGTGACATTGGAGATGGCGGTGGTGTCGTTGGTCACCAAGCCTCCGCCAAACCGGCCGGAGGTGTTGCCGGTGATCGCGCTTCCCTGGTCGATGGTTATGGGTCCCCCCGAAAAGACGCCTCCTCCATCATTTCCTGCCACATTATTTGAAATCGTGGTGTTGTGAATCTGATAATTGGTGCTTCCGCCGCCAAAAGTGAAGAGACCTCCACCTTGCTGGAGCGGTGAGGCCGAGGGGGCCTGATTGCCGGTGATCGTCGAGTCCTGGATGGTGAGGGTGGTCACGTTACCGGTGAATCCGATGAAGATACCTCCCCCTTCGGTGCTCGCCCCTCCGGCAGTCCGCGCCGTGTTGTTGGAAAAGGTGGTATTGCTGATGGTGATCGTTCCCCCATCGAAGAGTGCAACGCCGCCACCATCTCCATCGACTGTGCTGTTATTGGTGAAGACACAGTTGGAGACGGTGAGAGAGCCGTCCCCTGCGAGCCCTGCGTCAAAATCGAAAGCGCCTCCTTCTCCATCAAATGAATCGAAGGGTTGTTGATTCCGTCCAAATTGAATCATGACCCCGGAGAGGTTCACAGCGAATCCCGGGAGCGCGCCAAGCGGATTAAACGAGAACACCTTGTCTACGCCGTTCGTCGCATCGGTTCCTCCCTGGATAATGGTATTGGCCGGACCGTTCCCCGTGATGGTGATGGCCGCGAGAACAGCGAGTTCGCCTTGGGTGGCATCCAAGGAGTGGCCGGGAATCGTCAGTGTAAAAGGGATCCCATCGGTCGCAGCACTAAAGACAATCGTTGACCCCGAATTGGCGTTTGCAAAGAGGATGGCATCGCGCAGCGAGCAGGTTCCTGTGCCGGTGGTCGCACAACCGGGGGAGTGAATCACATCGGCGGTGCTGTTGACCGTGACCGTCGCCGCCGCACTCAGCGCCCGCCGCTTTTGCACTTGGGAGGGCGTGAGGGGAGTGTAAGGCGAGCGCCAGCCGGGCCTGCCTCGGCCCATCGTGTATTCTGACCGAGAGGTCTGCCCCCAGGCCGGCAGATTGAAGAAGACCACGGACAACGCAAGCGCAAATGCAAAGCGAAACCAAGCTTGATTAGAACGGCTGCAAATTAAATTTTTCACTCAGGCCACCCTCTTTAGAAAGATATTTGACTGGTATACACAACCGATGATCACAAGAAGAACCGAATCCTCCGCACAGGGGCGTCGGCGAGCATTGCTGAAAGGGAAGACCACATTGAATACACAACGG
This region includes:
- a CDS encoding MFS transporter; the protein is MTTILDRPVHSVAFRRRRALNWLTLGTTYATMYMARYNLSFANKSLSDTFGWDKTQIGTIISTMLTVYGLSALLNGPIADRIGGRKAMLIGVCGAIVSNLAFGLGAYLGFLGTGTLLLAYFSSVWALNGYFQSYSALSLIKVNSAWFHVRERGVFSAIFGSMIQGGRALIYFIGPIAVTFLPWQWVFFIPAGTMIVMAILTFWLVRDSPEDTGFEDFDTADASSGDTEKADLKYLTRKVFTNPVTVTIAIAEFCTGFVRHGFEQWFPRYMQEAQHLALNSRVFESGALAVVSTGILGAFAAGTISDWVFKSRRPPVAFIGYTLQVASLAIIWWAPSLSLIVAAFIVNSFAISMVHSMLSGTASMDFGGKKAAASATGMFDGMQYIGGSAVGIGMGWMLERLGWGAWGPSMIGFSIIGAILMLRLWNAVPKARSTH
- a CDS encoding bifunctional metallophosphatase/5'-nucleotidase; translation: MKAARLVVYYLLSFLLLSSLVLAQQVSLTILHTNDTHGHLLPFSYPSIVPAGSELAGLKVRRDIGGIARRATLVKRLRAELEARGTAVWLMDAGDFSDGTPFSTEYHGEADIAAMNALGYNFSTLGNHEFNNPLVLLKKLISEFHYPVLCANAIENSTGKPLTQTSVIREVGGLKIGIFGLLTHEAATYPASKDGVTVAGEVETARNMVKALRPGADIVIALSHAGEDTDEKIAAAVPGIDVIVGGHSHSRLPAGELVWHSDELKAKEVNGTVIAQAHQWGGELGRLDLLFTKDEQGVWHVDRYRARLIPITPDIPEDPSEAAVVDRYWKPIATRYGEIIGKATDDISERGDDLAPYNLVADSIREAMGTDVEFENLGGVRAPLVKGNITLADIIDMDPFDNKVMTFKITGRQLKEVLSRSRPAVSGVRYRLENGELREVTVGGKTVEDDRVYTGATNSYFAGYALKGIEVNNTGKARRDVLVEQIRKKGTVTPAYDGRRFVIGSRSQGNATPQS